AAGACAAGGCATGGGAGTGGGGTGCGTCGACACCTCAACATGACAATGGCCGCCTAGGAACCTTCACCATTAAGTACACCATTGAACAGGGGACATCAATGGTTCAGTGCACACTGGAGGTGCTACTCCAGCAGGAGGCGACACTGGAGACCCAAAACACGATGGGCCATGGTGTGCCGATGAAGGGGTAGCACCACAAACGCCGGTGATGGCGAACACCCGAAGGATTAGGTGGCTATTGTCTGAGAACATGTCTTGGGTCACTCCTCTGACGGGTGCATCACACAACACGGAAGGCATTCTCGTGTGACACTACATAGTACAAGATGTCCTCACCACGGTGGTGCCACATGATCTCGAGCTGAGCGGATGTGCTTGCTCACGACCGAGGAACCAGTGAGCGTCGATCAGACACTCAAGGAGTCAAGCTAGAAGCATGCGATGGAAGGAAAGATGAATTCAATTGTCAGCAACAACACTTGGGAACCGGTGACCCTCCTAGTCGGACATTGTGCCATTGGCCTGAAATGGGTCTTCAAGGTGAAGAAGGATGTCCAGGGGAACATTGTCAGGCATAAGGCCCGGTTGGTGATGAAAGGCTATGCGCAGCGGCAAGGTGTCAATTTTGATGAGGTGTTTCCACCTGTGGAAAGAATGGAGACCGTCCGGATACTGCTAGCTCTAGCCACGCACATGAGTTGGAGTGTTCATCACATGGATGTCAAATCTACATTTATGAATGGGGAGTTGGCTGAGGAAGTCTATGTTCAGCAGTCGGCCGGCTTCATCAACAACGATCAAGGTATCCAATTTTGAAGCCGAGGAAAGATTTGTATGGTCTTCGTCAAGCATCTCAGGAATGGAATGTGAAATTGGATGACACTCTGCAGTCCCTtgactttgagagaaactcagCGAAACATGCAGTGTATAGGAAAGAAAATGATGGGGCAATCCTACTTGTGGAAGTGTATGTGGACGACCTGATCATCACGGGTTCCACCAGCACTACCATCACTGAATTCAAGTAATGGATGGAGAACATGTTCAATATGAGTGACCTTGGACTGCTACCATACTATCTTAGAATTGAAGTTTTTTAGGGAGCTGAAGGCATCTCTCTGTGCCAAAGGAGGTATGCTATGAAGATTGTTGAAATGGTAGGCTTGGCAGATTGTAATCCTTGTGCTACACCTATGGAGAACAGGTTGAAACTATCAAAAGAGGATGGGAGTGAAGGTGTTGATCCTACATAGTATCAAAGTATTGTCGGGAGTCTGCAATATTTGGTGAATATGTGGCTAGACATAGCTTTTCCAGTCAGAGTGATGAGAAGATACATGGAAACACATACCAAACAACACATGGCAGTAGTGAAACATATACTGAGATATGTGGCTAGGACAGCTAGCTATGGTTGCATGTATCGAAGGCAAGAATGTCTAAATTCAGAGTAATGGGATACTCTGTGTGAGGAAcagtccaaattgtattctaattaatcatcagaaatGATTTATAACATAAGCACATCCataacgattaaccagaatccaattTCGAaagtctcggcacgtgttttgtgcccaagatcggaacacatgtatTTCCAACATAtgacatcacaacaaagcttaagaaagagcgagtaattaaattagattacaagttcttaagcacttAACCATTTgcacaatttataacaaaaggaAGCTAGGAGGATAAATAACGgatcacctcctaaccaaaactagaaactacccAACGGAAGATAACACCTGCTAATACCAAAATCTAGATGaagctatatgcccttaggctccacccaaaatcATGTCACACGAGTAATTTGCATTACTCACTCCCGCCACCTACATTGgcggacatgaagtagccaaacacaagCCTCTCCTCACTGGCAGAACTTAAAAGACTAGCGTGAGTACAAAAGTAcccgcaagacttaatccataatgagtacatataataacccaacttcaaggattatgcatttaagcATTAGCAAAGGAGTAGGCCACATGGTTAGGTAAACTCATAAGTGTAAGCAACCTAACaactatgtgtgagcatctatacttaactcaaagcACATCTATCCTGCAACATcaactgcacataaatgtaaaaggaaccatctcaTATACTCAATAATCCTGAACAACCAAATCCAACATACTATGCCATATCCCAAAATTTGGAAACTCTACGgccgatgcggatggacagaagatTGCTCATGAttgagagcgtggcaattcgaattgttcttactgaagggttgcgggtaggctacgctagcacaaaataaattttctctaccgcattcaaccaggaagccatgcgagtaggggatcatgaatcgttaccacttgacgagcagtgcagcggaagaagagttggagcagaccaatccaacgtcgtgcgcgtcaagtagtcgatcgtcaacctcgtcccgagcacgtcccgagcaccttccgagtactcgcgggtacgtcccgagtactcccgagcagatcagcaccgcaatagtagcagcgcctccacggtatccacacgtacaaggatggaatcgccgtgcgccggtgtgctagcaccgcgcgcccggctagggtttcgaagggagttcgggaataggaggcggctagggtttctgaaaaactctatgcgccttggcccctgcctattcttatatagagcacgctaatgggcctttaatcaacattaaagcccattatgactctaaaccctaatggtcctttaatcaacattaaagcccattagcagatccaatccgcaaactcgatcgcctctagggcatattaccaacaatctcccacttgcactagagtcagcacaagttttatattccatccccttaagtgtgtgacccgttaggttcatgtgtaaacggccgctatccggaaacccttttccgaattgcaagtcaatagcggtacctagcaggacatattgactcccgaatgcacacaaagatcatatcggctgaaccttgatatactcatgcaccaatccctttaccacacgatatcagtcaagctcaaggcgagattcgtgccacccttgtgatagctcgaccattcactcgatcaagtagtggattcaccatgattaactctttaatcacattggcatggccatgcactttccaatccaactacctcgaggggcccagagatatctctcccgttatttaggaggggtaaattccatcttgatcactcacatcccacgacatgtttcataacatacccgaaagcaacttttataactacccagttacggaatagcgtttggaagcccctaagtgtgttcctacacattctgggatcaatgatgatctcaggtcaaaggattctgtaggtacaccatttgagataacaactgatggcacattaaaaataacaatcccagcagtatctcagggtgggtctatccaacatcatgttctctaacatgtgtccacattactgatttgatatctccatatctatgatccgtgaaacatgatcatcattcagtcaaatgtgctaatctataaatcattattgtcccacacaatgatatgagattagggactatttagaataacatcataaaaataaagagtttcacaaacaagtcacatacttgctgatcaatgtaaatgataattattcatggaaccagataacaattatccaaaagtacattagcatagacagaacacattctctcacatgcactagagtctatcccgcaagtatctaatacccatagagctcaagtgtgcctcatgcttgggctgtgggagaggctttgtcaacggatcagcaatattcgaatccgtgtgcaccttgcatatctttacatcacctctatcaataatctctcgaatgaggtgatagcgccgaagtatgtgcttggacttctggtgcgacctaggctccttggcttgtgcaatggcaccactattgtcacaatagaggtccattggactggacgcactagggaccacacccaactcagaaacaaattttctgatccaaacagcctcttttgcagcttccgaagctgcgatatactcggcctccgttgtggaatcagcaaccgtttcttgcttggaactcttccaactcaccgcacctccattgaggcagaacacaaaaccagactgcgatctcgagtcgtccttgtcggtttggaagctagcatcggtgtaaccatttacaacgagctcctcctcacctccatagactaggaacatatccttagttcttctcatgtacttgaggatactctttactatagcccagtgacattcacctgggttcgattgatatctgctcgtaacacttagagcataggagacatctgggcgtgtacaaaacatagcatacatgatggacccgatagcagaagcatacgggatcgcactcatcctctcgagctcatcagatgtcttaggacattgattcttgctg
The nucleotide sequence above comes from Phragmites australis chromosome 4, lpPhrAust1.1, whole genome shotgun sequence. Encoded proteins:
- the LOC133914289 gene encoding secreted RxLR effector protein 161-like, whose protein sequence is MSHGITLSKNQCPKTSDELERMSAIPYASAIGSIMYAMFCTRPDVSYALSVTSRYQSNPGECHWAIVKSILKYMRRTKDMFLVYGGEEELVVNGYTDASFQTDKDDSRSQSGFVFCLNGGAVSWKSSKQETVADSTTEAEYIAASEAAKEAVWIRKFVSELGVVPSASSPMDLYCDNSGAIAQAKEPRSHQKSKHILRRYHLIREIIDRGDVKICKVHTDSNIADPLTKPLPQPKHEAHLSSMGIRYLRDRL